A DNA window from Aminipila luticellarii contains the following coding sequences:
- the cutC gene encoding choline trimethylamine-lyase, whose translation MDIREFSEKFAEATKSMSAEERSAIMKMFEGVSGEITKPATTTSGDHVAAAHGSGIPEGMTQRHKLLKETYLKQVPTITTHRAVAVTKIAKENPGMPKIELRAKCFKYCCETAPLVIQDNELIVGAPCGAPRAGAFSPDIAWRWLQDEIDTIGTRPQDPFFISEEDKKILREELFPFWAGKSVDEFCEDQYREAGVWELSGESFVSDCSYHATNGGGDSNPGYDVILMKKGMLDIQQEAKDHLAKLDYENPDDIEKIYFYKSIVDTTEGVMIYAKRMSEYAAELAAKETNPQRKAELQKISEINAKVPAHKPETFWEAIQSMFTIESLLVVEENQTGMSIGRADQYMYPFYKADIESGRMTEYEAFDLAGCMLIKLSEMMWVTSEGASKFFAGYQPFVNMCVGGVTRDGRDATNDLTYLLMDAVRHVRIYQPSLACRIHKASPQKYLKKIVDVVRAGMGFPACHFDDTHIKMMLAKGVSIEDARDYCLMGCVEPQKSGRLYQWTSTAYTQWPICIELVLNHGVPLWYGKQVCPDFGDISQYKTYEEFDAAVKRMIQYVTKWTSVATVISQRVHRDLAPKPLMSIMYEGCMEKGKDVSAGGAMYNFGPGVVWSGLATYADSMAAIKKVVFDDKKCTLEQLNTALKSDFAGYEQIKADCLAAPKYGNDDDYADFIAADLINFTEMDHRKYKTLYSVLSHGTLSISNNTPFGQMTGASANGRAAWAPLSDGISPSQGADFKGPTAIIKSVSKLSCDNMNIGMVHNFKLMAGLLDTPEGEAGIVALLRAACAFGNGEMQFNYLDNKTLIEAQKHPEQYRDLVVRVAGYSAFFVELCKDVQDEIISRTMLTHF comes from the coding sequence TTGGATATTCGTGAATTTTCAGAAAAATTTGCAGAAGCTACCAAGAGTATGTCTGCAGAAGAACGCTCAGCTATCATGAAAATGTTTGAAGGTGTTTCAGGCGAAATTACAAAACCTGCAACGACCACTAGCGGAGACCACGTCGCTGCAGCTCATGGCTCTGGTATTCCGGAGGGAATGACCCAGAGACATAAATTATTAAAGGAAACTTATTTAAAGCAGGTTCCGACTATTACCACACACCGTGCTGTAGCCGTTACAAAAATTGCGAAGGAAAACCCAGGTATGCCGAAGATCGAACTTCGTGCAAAGTGTTTTAAATATTGCTGCGAAACCGCACCACTGGTTATTCAGGACAACGAATTGATCGTCGGAGCTCCTTGCGGCGCACCTCGTGCCGGAGCATTTTCTCCTGATATTGCGTGGAGATGGCTGCAGGATGAAATCGATACAATCGGAACTCGTCCGCAGGATCCGTTCTTCATTTCAGAAGAAGATAAGAAAATTTTACGTGAAGAATTATTCCCTTTTTGGGCAGGCAAGTCTGTTGACGAGTTCTGTGAAGACCAGTACAGAGAAGCTGGCGTATGGGAATTATCCGGCGAATCTTTTGTTTCGGATTGTTCTTACCACGCAACGAACGGCGGCGGAGACTCCAACCCTGGATACGATGTAATCCTTATGAAAAAAGGTATGCTGGATATTCAGCAGGAAGCAAAAGATCATCTTGCTAAATTAGATTATGAAAATCCGGATGACATCGAAAAGATTTATTTCTATAAATCAATCGTTGATACAACAGAAGGCGTTATGATTTACGCAAAGCGTATGTCAGAATATGCTGCTGAACTGGCTGCAAAGGAAACAAATCCTCAGCGTAAAGCAGAATTGCAGAAGATTTCAGAAATAAACGCAAAGGTTCCTGCTCATAAGCCGGAAACTTTCTGGGAAGCAATCCAGTCTATGTTTACCATTGAATCTTTACTAGTAGTAGAAGAAAATCAGACTGGTATGTCCATCGGACGTGCGGATCAGTATATGTACCCATTCTACAAGGCTGATATTGAATCAGGCCGTATGACTGAATATGAAGCATTTGATTTAGCCGGTTGTATGCTGATCAAGCTATCTGAAATGATGTGGGTTACAAGTGAAGGTGCTTCTAAGTTCTTTGCAGGATATCAGCCATTTGTAAACATGTGCGTCGGCGGTGTTACTCGTGACGGACGTGATGCAACAAACGATTTGACTTACCTGTTAATGGACGCTGTAAGACACGTTCGAATTTATCAGCCATCACTGGCTTGCCGTATTCATAAGGCTTCTCCGCAGAAATACCTGAAGAAGATTGTTGATGTAGTACGTGCCGGCATGGGCTTCCCTGCTTGTCACTTCGACGATACCCATATCAAGATGATGCTGGCAAAGGGCGTTTCTATTGAAGACGCCAGAGACTACTGCCTGATGGGCTGTGTAGAACCTCAGAAGTCCGGTCGTTTATATCAGTGGACATCTACAGCTTATACCCAGTGGCCGATTTGTATTGAGCTTGTTCTCAATCACGGTGTTCCGCTTTGGTATGGCAAACAGGTTTGCCCGGACTTTGGCGACATCAGTCAGTATAAGACATATGAAGAATTTGACGCTGCCGTTAAGCGAATGATTCAGTATGTAACCAAGTGGACAAGTGTTGCTACCGTTATTTCACAGCGTGTTCACAGAGACTTGGCACCAAAGCCGCTTATGTCCATCATGTATGAAGGCTGTATGGAAAAAGGTAAAGACGTTTCAGCAGGCGGTGCAATGTACAACTTCGGACCTGGCGTAGTTTGGTCCGGTCTTGCAACATATGCAGATTCCATGGCTGCTATCAAGAAAGTCGTATTTGACGACAAGAAGTGCACCTTGGAACAGCTGAACACAGCATTGAAGTCTGACTTTGCCGGATATGAACAGATTAAGGCGGACTGCCTTGCCGCTCCTAAGTATGGTAATGATGATGATTATGCAGATTTCATTGCTGCAGATTTAATCAACTTTACTGAAATGGATCACAGAAAATATAAGACTTTGTACTCTGTACTGAGCCACGGAACTCTGTCCATTTCCAATAATACGCCGTTTGGTCAGATGACAGGTGCGTCTGCAAACGGACGTGCGGCGTGGGCTCCGTTATCAGACGGTATCAGTCCAAGTCAGGGCGCTGACTTTAAAGGACCTACAGCGATCATCAAGTCCGTTTCAAAGTTGTCTTGTGACAACATGAATATCGGCATGGTTCATAACTTCAAGCTGATGGCAGGTCTTTTGGATACACCGGAAGGAGAAGCCGGCATTGTTGCATTGCTTCGTGCCGCTTGTGCGTTCGGCAATGGCGAAATGCAGTTCAACTATCTGGATAACAAGACGCTGATCGAAGCGCAGAAGCATCCGGAACAGTATCGTGACCTAGTTGTTCGTGTAGCCGGTTACAGTGCATTCTTCGTAGAATTGTGTAAGGATGTTCAGGATGAAATCATCAGCAGAACTATGCTGACGCATTTCTAA
- the cutD gene encoding choline TMA-lyase-activating enzyme: MNNANTGVIERKATIFNIQKYNMYDGPGVRTLVFFKGCPLRCKWCANPEGLEKKFQVMFKSNSCTNCGACVSVCPVGIHSISKDTQEHEVQHNIDCLGCQKCVEVCNAKALTIVGEVKTISELMEIILEDKTFYEVSGGGVTLGGGEVTMQTEAATSLLQACKQEGINTAIETCGYTKTENILKIAEFTDLFLYDVKQMDPDKHFEWTGVRNEQILTNLKELLHRRYNVKVRMPMLKGINDSEEEIRQVIEFLMPYRDQKNFKGIDLLPYHKLGVNKYNQLGKEYPIKGDPSLSDEDLDRIEGWIKKYDFPVSVIRH, translated from the coding sequence ATGAACAATGCAAACACAGGTGTTATTGAAAGAAAAGCAACGATTTTCAATATACAAAAATACAATATGTATGATGGTCCCGGTGTAAGAACGCTCGTGTTTTTTAAAGGATGTCCGCTCCGCTGCAAATGGTGCGCAAATCCCGAGGGATTAGAAAAGAAATTTCAAGTCATGTTCAAAAGCAATTCATGTACGAATTGCGGAGCTTGTGTTTCTGTTTGTCCGGTTGGAATACATTCTATTTCAAAGGATACTCAAGAGCATGAAGTACAGCACAACATTGATTGTCTTGGATGCCAAAAATGTGTAGAAGTTTGTAATGCTAAGGCACTTACTATTGTGGGGGAAGTCAAAACGATTTCTGAATTGATGGAAATCATTTTAGAAGACAAGACCTTTTATGAAGTTTCAGGAGGCGGAGTTACTCTGGGCGGTGGTGAAGTAACCATGCAGACAGAGGCCGCAACCAGTCTATTGCAGGCTTGCAAGCAGGAAGGTATCAATACTGCAATCGAGACCTGCGGATATACGAAAACTGAAAACATCTTAAAAATTGCAGAATTTACGGATTTATTTCTTTATGACGTGAAACAGATGGACCCAGACAAGCATTTTGAATGGACAGGAGTTCGTAATGAACAAATTTTAACGAATTTGAAAGAACTTCTTCATAGAAGATATAACGTCAAGGTTAGAATGCCTATGCTAAAGGGTATAAATGACAGTGAGGAAGAAATAAGGCAGGTCATTGAATTTTTAATGCCTTACCGTGATCAAAAGAATTTTAAAGGGATTGATTTGCTTCCGTATCACAAGCTAGGTGTAAATAAGTATAATCAGCTTGGTAAAGAATATCCTATTAAAGGAGATCCAAGCTTAAGTGATGAAGATTTAGACAGAATTGAAGGATGGATCAAGAAGTATGACTTCCCTGTGTCTGTTATTCGTCATTAG
- a CDS encoding BMC domain-containing protein, with protein MGTAIEKATERIIQESVPGKQVTIAHVIASPMPDIYERLGIDDRGAIGILTLSPYETAIIAADVATKTADVEIGFLDRFTGSVVISGDVQSVTTALEAVTDTLCNLLGFTTVPITKT; from the coding sequence ATGGGAACAGCTATTGAAAAAGCTACAGAGCGTATCATACAGGAATCGGTACCTGGCAAACAGGTCACCATTGCTCACGTGATTGCTTCGCCCATGCCTGATATATATGAGCGTTTGGGAATAGATGACAGAGGGGCTATAGGAATTCTCACCCTGTCACCTTATGAAACAGCTATCATTGCAGCAGATGTTGCAACGAAGACAGCAGATGTAGAAATTGGATTTTTAGATCGTTTCACCGGCTCAGTTGTTATCAGCGGTGATGTGCAAAGCGTTACGACAGCACTGGAAGCCGTAACTGACACCTTGTGTAACTTGCTTGGCTTTACAACAGTTCCTATTACAAAGACATGA
- a CDS encoding EutP/PduV family microcompartment system protein: protein MKKKRVMVIGPTHCGKTTLVNELNDYDGPLRKTQDTIYGEKTIDMPSSYVAIPWMYKHLIATAQNAASHILLLVDQSNPVEIYSPGFARVFRCPVIGVITKCDLKPENERVCLRQLKQIGVKEPYFKISVPEGIGVEALKAYIISTTK, encoded by the coding sequence ATGAAGAAAAAGCGTGTTATGGTGATAGGTCCTACGCATTGCGGAAAGACAACACTGGTAAATGAATTAAACGATTATGATGGTCCATTAAGAAAAACACAGGATACCATTTACGGAGAAAAAACCATTGATATGCCCAGTTCATATGTAGCGATTCCCTGGATGTATAAGCATCTGATCGCTACGGCACAAAATGCGGCATCGCACATATTACTGCTGGTAGATCAATCAAATCCAGTGGAAATTTATTCACCGGGCTTTGCCAGAGTGTTTAGATGTCCGGTCATCGGTGTAATAACCAAATGTGATTTGAAGCCGGAAAATGAGCGAGTGTGTTTAAGGCAGTTGAAGCAGATAGGTGTGAAAGAACCCTATTTTAAGATAAGTGTTCCGGAAGGAATAGGAGTCGAGGCTTTAAAGGCATATATAATTAGTACTACAAAGTAA
- a CDS encoding ethanolamine utilization protein produces the protein MKFITEEDLRDLYRSEPFTTYEMEPGTRLTPGARQFLADRGINMFDDQPFVKKYVVTTSEDATNVKAEGKNPEAGQKKQISWKEKKLYCKMKSMEALFLSTGQELLSKDVFLAQSVINLGKQFAGIRAFAEGKGLGEVVCCQECSGMNGENFCEDMEDCFDITEFHMQLEKGKEILSLHKLRCALREVEPAIMEAYEDQPNEMKRSEEMIGKVNKIVNALSQMICSAVGGKECQKKT, from the coding sequence ATGAAATTCATAACCGAAGAAGATCTGAGAGATCTATATCGAAGTGAACCTTTTACCACCTATGAAATGGAACCGGGAACAAGACTTACCCCAGGAGCACGTCAGTTTTTAGCGGATCGGGGAATCAACATGTTTGACGACCAACCGTTTGTAAAGAAATATGTAGTGACAACCAGTGAAGATGCGACAAATGTGAAAGCGGAAGGAAAAAATCCGGAAGCCGGGCAAAAGAAACAAATAAGCTGGAAAGAAAAGAAACTTTATTGTAAAATGAAGTCAATGGAAGCTTTATTTCTTTCAACTGGGCAAGAGCTATTAAGCAAAGATGTCTTTTTAGCGCAAAGTGTGATCAATTTAGGCAAACAATTTGCGGGAATTAGAGCATTTGCGGAAGGTAAGGGCTTAGGTGAAGTCGTATGCTGTCAGGAGTGCAGCGGAATGAATGGAGAAAATTTCTGTGAAGATATGGAGGACTGTTTTGATATAACAGAATTTCATATGCAGCTGGAAAAAGGCAAGGAAATATTGAGTCTCCACAAACTGCGCTGCGCGCTGAGGGAAGTAGAGCCAGCGATAATGGAAGCATACGAAGACCAACCGAATGAAATGAAACGGTCTGAAGAAATGATCGGTAAAGTGAACAAAATTGTCAATGCTTTATCTCAAATGATTTGTTCAGCTGTTGGAGGAAAGGAATGTCAGAAAAAAACCTGA
- a CDS encoding BMC domain-containing protein, translating to MFAAPPEQNEKGGGESIEQKGCCKMEFRIIKTPSKGTMDILKRRMGSNNKSDFDNVDAVGLVQGKMIEMICAADVAEKAVGVTVEDIRGSCPQNMILIAIFGDTASVEDAIHEIKRKLEEGKDLW from the coding sequence ATGTTTGCAGCTCCGCCGGAGCAGAACGAAAAAGGCGGAGGGGAAAGCATTGAACAGAAAGGATGTTGTAAAATGGAATTTCGAATTATTAAAACTCCTTCCAAAGGTACCATGGATATTCTCAAACGTCGAATGGGATCGAACAATAAATCAGACTTTGATAATGTAGATGCGGTAGGTTTGGTTCAGGGGAAAATGATTGAAATGATATGCGCAGCAGATGTTGCTGAGAAGGCAGTTGGTGTTACGGTCGAAGACATTAGAGGAAGCTGCCCTCAGAATATGATTTTGATTGCGATTTTCGGCGATACAGCATCTGTAGAAGATGCGATCCATGAGATAAAACGGAAATTGGAAGAAGGGAAAGATTTATGGTAA
- a CDS encoding EutN/CcmL family microcompartment protein — MVTARLIDNVWATRKADSLNGLKLMLAEIIGGACEGQRMVVADIISAGIGDRVIVCQGSSARRMLGDDNIPVDAVVVGIIDEDCNFG, encoded by the coding sequence ATGGTAACAGCAAGACTGATAGACAATGTATGGGCAACAAGAAAAGCGGACTCACTGAATGGCTTAAAACTCATGCTGGCAGAAATAATCGGCGGAGCATGTGAAGGCCAGCGAATGGTAGTAGCAGATATTATCAGTGCCGGGATCGGAGACCGAGTGATCGTGTGTCAGGGCTCCTCAGCCAGAAGGATGCTGGGGGATGATAATATCCCGGTGGATGCGGTAGTTGTCGGAATCATTGATGAAGATTGCAATTTTGGATGA
- a CDS encoding 4Fe-4S dicluster domain-containing protein, translating into MSLLEQVKEAGIIGAGGAGFPTHAKLASEAEYILLNGAECEPLLRVDQQLMAMFPDEIIKGFEAAGRQVNAKKAIIGIKGKHKEVIAILEDRIKALQLGGYVEIGVLPDIYPAGDEQVLVYELTGRVVPEVGIPIQVGCVVINSETALNIYYASEGKAVTEKYVTLAGDIPQRMTVKVEVGTPIIDVLKLSGIENFDEYAVIAGGPMMGPVMNDIGGYITKKDKGFVILKKGHPLIRRKSASKEQTKRINRATCEQCRMCTDMCPRFLLGHATQPHKVMRALGYKSDNLEEQMIAQLCCQCNLCELFACPIGLYPKSANNYYRDLQAEQGMRYKRTKEVFEPRSARADRLVPSKRLIARIGLHDFDKPAPMTDITLQPEVVHIATRQHVGAPAVPVVTVGEHVQAGQKIGKIPEESLGAAIHASISGTVTECGNDYIAIRRD; encoded by the coding sequence ATGAGTCTTCTTGAACAAGTAAAAGAAGCCGGCATAATTGGTGCGGGAGGGGCAGGATTTCCTACCCATGCGAAACTAGCATCAGAAGCAGAATATATACTTCTTAACGGAGCTGAGTGTGAACCGCTGCTAAGAGTGGATCAGCAGTTGATGGCGATGTTTCCCGATGAGATAATAAAAGGCTTCGAAGCAGCCGGTAGACAAGTGAATGCGAAGAAAGCCATAATAGGAATTAAAGGAAAGCATAAAGAAGTAATTGCCATTCTGGAAGACAGAATTAAAGCGTTACAGTTGGGCGGATATGTGGAAATAGGAGTGCTTCCAGATATCTATCCAGCAGGAGATGAACAAGTATTAGTATATGAGCTAACAGGAAGAGTCGTACCGGAAGTAGGGATTCCGATTCAGGTAGGATGTGTGGTAATAAACTCAGAAACAGCATTAAACATTTACTATGCATCAGAAGGAAAAGCGGTAACCGAAAAATATGTCACTCTGGCGGGAGATATTCCTCAGAGAATGACTGTAAAGGTAGAAGTAGGAACACCGATTATAGATGTTCTGAAACTCAGCGGTATCGAAAACTTCGATGAGTATGCAGTCATAGCAGGAGGACCGATGATGGGTCCTGTTATGAACGATATAGGCGGATACATCACTAAAAAGGACAAAGGATTTGTGATCTTAAAGAAAGGTCATCCGCTGATCCGAAGAAAGAGTGCTTCAAAAGAGCAGACGAAGAGAATAAACCGAGCGACTTGTGAACAGTGCAGAATGTGTACGGATATGTGCCCAAGGTTTTTACTGGGACATGCCACACAGCCTCATAAGGTAATGAGGGCATTAGGGTATAAATCAGATAATTTGGAAGAGCAGATGATAGCTCAACTATGTTGTCAATGTAACTTGTGTGAATTGTTCGCATGTCCGATCGGATTATATCCAAAGTCAGCTAATAATTATTACAGAGACTTGCAGGCAGAGCAGGGAATGAGATATAAACGGACGAAGGAAGTATTTGAACCAAGAAGTGCAAGGGCAGACCGTTTAGTACCGAGTAAGAGACTGATCGCAAGAATTGGATTACACGATTTTGACAAGCCGGCACCGATGACAGACATAACCTTACAACCAGAAGTGGTGCATATAGCAACAAGACAGCATGTAGGTGCACCGGCAGTTCCGGTCGTAACTGTAGGAGAGCATGTACAGGCAGGGCAGAAGATCGGAAAGATTCCGGAAGAAAGTCTGGGAGCTGCCATTCATGCAAGCATTTCCGGAACCGTAACAGAGTGCGGAAATGATTATATTGCAATAAGGAGGGATTAA
- a CDS encoding BMC domain-containing protein, protein MANAIGMVEFTSIARGIYAADQMVKISEVEIVTASTTCPGKYIAIVHGDVAAVEDSVHIGEKVAGEYWVDSIIIPNVHPQVFPAITGSTMPERVQAIGIMESFSMSTMVIAADAILKSAELEPLELRLGNGLGGKAFFTFTGDVAAVETGAEAGRNIAEEKGLLVNAEVIPSPSDRLIPSLF, encoded by the coding sequence ATGGCGAATGCAATAGGAATGGTAGAATTTACAAGTATTGCACGTGGTATTTACGCAGCAGACCAGATGGTAAAGATTTCAGAGGTAGAGATTGTGACAGCCAGCACGACATGTCCTGGAAAATATATAGCAATCGTGCATGGCGATGTGGCAGCAGTAGAAGATTCTGTCCACATAGGCGAGAAGGTAGCGGGAGAATACTGGGTAGACTCTATTATCATACCGAATGTTCATCCTCAGGTATTTCCGGCTATTACCGGATCCACAATGCCGGAGAGAGTACAGGCTATTGGCATCATGGAATCCTTCTCTATGTCCACCATGGTTATTGCAGCAGATGCTATTTTGAAATCAGCAGAACTGGAGCCGCTGGAACTGCGTTTGGGAAATGGTTTGGGAGGAAAGGCCTTCTTTACCTTTACCGGCGATGTGGCGGCAGTAGAAACAGGTGCTGAAGCAGGAAGAAATATTGCAGAAGAGAAAGGTCTGTTAGTGAATGCGGAAGTAATACCTTCCCCATCAGACAGACTGATACCGTCTTTGTTCTAA
- a CDS encoding cupin domain-containing protein codes for MKRLICAKDVETLGKQGQKVFYIDEDTLVTPSAKDAARACGMTFSTETPAPVCCAAPASAPAAEPAKACSDGEIDKDMIYNVLKALADKGLLQGVLDGTACSGKPYTAEHDACGLKIVRGNTVQYDVLDTGNPSDKVFYQEIINKEDGCSMNAGFITIENCQFDWECACEELYHIIEGTLTVTANGKVYTAQPGDSVFFPNGAKVAFGSPNKMKAFYATY; via the coding sequence ATGAAAAGATTGATTTGTGCAAAAGATGTTGAGACCCTGGGAAAGCAGGGGCAAAAAGTGTTCTATATCGATGAAGACACACTGGTAACTCCGTCGGCAAAGGATGCGGCAAGAGCTTGTGGAATGACATTTTCTACAGAAACACCAGCTCCGGTATGCTGTGCGGCTCCGGCTTCGGCTCCGGCTGCTGAACCGGCTAAGGCTTGCAGTGATGGAGAAATCGATAAGGATATGATTTACAACGTTCTAAAAGCTTTAGCTGATAAGGGCCTGCTGCAGGGAGTGCTTGACGGAACAGCTTGCAGCGGTAAGCCATATACAGCAGAGCACGATGCATGCGGACTGAAAATTGTTCGCGGTAATACTGTACAGTATGACGTACTGGATACAGGAAACCCATCCGATAAGGTCTTTTATCAGGAAATTATCAATAAAGAAGACGGCTGTTCTATGAATGCCGGATTTATAACCATTGAAAACTGTCAGTTTGACTGGGAATGTGCATGTGAAGAGCTATATCATATTATAGAAGGAACATTAACAGTAACAGCAAACGGCAAAGTATATACAGCACAGCCGGGAGACTCAGTATTCTTCCCGAACGGTGCAAAGGTAGCCTTTGGTTCCCCGAATAAGATGAAAGCATTTTATGCGACGTATTAG
- a CDS encoding acetaldehyde dehydrogenase (acetylating), translating to MENFDYDLRSVQEVRNLARLGKVATDKLATYTEEQIDKILQNMVRVAEENAVCLAQMAVEETGFGKVADKTYKNHMASTTVYNAIKNMKTIGVIQEDVVNKIIEVADPVGLVMGIVPSTNPTSTAIYKAMIAIKARNAIVFSPHPSAAKCTMKATELMYKAAVEAGAPENCIGCISMPSMAATDELMHAKEVAIIIATGGPGMVKAAYSAGKPALGVGAGNSPAYIERTANVEKAVRNIMASKTFDNGTICASEQSIICEECNHDAVVAEFKKQGGYFMTAEETAKVCKLLFKNGHSMNAKFVGRSADVIAEGAGISIPAGTRVLIGEQGGVGDGYPLSYEKLTSVLAFYTVKDWHEACELSIALLQNGIGHTMSLHTEDRDMVMKFAAKPASRILVNTGGSMGGTGASTGLMPAFTLGCGTWGGSATSENVTPMHLVNIKRVAYGLKDCETLAADDPTFNHPELSGGCTSVPNSVGGGCCSGPGAFSPAQYAAMGDALNKSCCTTGNSVEHEINQEDLMDLVNHLVSAMKGAN from the coding sequence ATGGAAAATTTTGATTATGATTTACGTTCCGTACAGGAAGTGAGAAATCTTGCAAGACTTGGAAAAGTAGCAACAGATAAGCTGGCTACTTACACAGAAGAGCAGATTGACAAGATTCTGCAAAATATGGTTCGAGTAGCGGAGGAAAATGCAGTATGCCTGGCACAGATGGCCGTAGAGGAAACTGGATTTGGTAAAGTTGCAGACAAAACATATAAGAACCATATGGCGTCCACTACCGTGTACAACGCAATCAAAAACATGAAAACAATTGGCGTGATTCAGGAAGATGTAGTAAACAAGATTATTGAGGTAGCAGATCCGGTGGGTCTGGTTATGGGTATCGTACCATCTACAAACCCAACGTCAACAGCTATCTATAAGGCAATGATTGCTATTAAAGCAAGAAATGCCATTGTATTTTCACCACATCCTTCCGCTGCAAAGTGTACAATGAAAGCTACGGAATTAATGTACAAGGCCGCAGTAGAAGCAGGGGCTCCTGAGAACTGCATCGGATGCATCTCTATGCCGTCCATGGCAGCAACAGATGAACTGATGCACGCAAAAGAAGTTGCTATTATCATAGCAACAGGCGGTCCGGGAATGGTAAAGGCTGCGTACAGTGCAGGAAAACCAGCATTGGGCGTAGGAGCAGGAAATTCTCCAGCGTACATTGAGAGAACAGCTAATGTAGAAAAAGCAGTAAGAAACATTATGGCCAGCAAAACGTTTGATAATGGTACAATCTGTGCATCAGAACAGTCCATCATCTGCGAAGAATGCAACCACGACGCAGTCGTAGCTGAATTTAAGAAGCAGGGCGGCTATTTCATGACAGCAGAAGAAACAGCAAAAGTTTGCAAGCTGTTATTTAAGAATGGTCACAGCATGAATGCTAAATTTGTAGGAAGATCTGCTGATGTAATCGCAGAGGGAGCAGGAATCTCTATTCCTGCAGGCACAAGAGTTCTGATTGGAGAACAGGGTGGCGTTGGTGACGGATATCCTCTATCCTATGAAAAGCTGACTTCAGTACTTGCTTTCTACACGGTCAAAGACTGGCACGAAGCTTGTGAACTAAGCATCGCATTACTTCAGAATGGCATTGGACATACGATGAGCTTACACACAGAAGACAGAGACATGGTTATGAAATTTGCAGCAAAACCAGCTTCACGTATCCTTGTAAATACAGGCGGAAGCATGGGCGGAACTGGTGCGAGCACCGGGTTGATGCCGGCCTTCACATTAGGTTGCGGAACCTGGGGCGGAAGTGCAACTTCCGAGAATGTAACGCCAATGCACCTAGTAAACATCAAGAGAGTAGCTTATGGCTTAAAGGATTGCGAAACATTGGCTGCTGATGATCCAACCTTCAATCATCCTGAACTTTCAGGCGGTTGCACAAGTGTTCCAAACAGTGTTGGCGGCGGTTGCTGCTCCGGTCCTGGAGCATTTAGTCCGGCTCAGTATGCAGCAATGGGCGATGCATTAAACAAAAGCTGCTGCACAACAGGAAATTCTGTAGAGCATGAAATAAATCAGGAAGATCTGATGGACTTAGTGAACCATTTGGTAAGTGCAATGAAAGGGGCTAACTAA
- a CDS encoding phosphate propanoyltransferase: protein MDKCEAVLKLLLEAVQSGVTAENQPNSNEIPVGVSNRHIHLSQADLNAIFGEGYQLTKMKDLSQPGQYACKETVTICGPKGAIEKVRVLGPVRSKTQVEVLTGDCFKLGAPAQARLSGDLSGTPGITVIGPRGSVQTTEGLIVAQRHIHMTPADAQRFGVQDGQTVCIKVEGPKGGMYSNVAVRANDTSALECHLDTEEANAMGLGSSAKITIIK, encoded by the coding sequence ATGGATAAATGTGAAGCTGTATTAAAGCTTTTACTGGAAGCTGTACAAAGCGGTGTGACTGCAGAAAATCAGCCCAATTCAAATGAGATTCCAGTAGGTGTTTCAAACAGACACATCCACCTTTCACAGGCAGATTTAAATGCAATATTCGGAGAGGGTTATCAGCTGACAAAGATGAAAGACCTGTCACAGCCGGGACAATATGCATGCAAGGAAACCGTAACCATTTGTGGTCCTAAAGGTGCTATTGAAAAAGTAAGAGTGCTGGGACCGGTTCGAAGCAAGACTCAGGTTGAGGTTTTGACCGGTGACTGCTTTAAATTAGGTGCTCCTGCACAGGCAAGACTTTCAGGTGATCTGTCAGGGACACCGGGAATTACTGTGATTGGCCCCAGAGGCTCTGTACAGACCACAGAAGGCTTAATCGTAGCCCAGAGACATATCCATATGACACCGGCAGATGCACAGCGTTTTGGGGTACAGGACGGTCAGACAGTCTGCATAAAGGTGGAAGGACCAAAGGGCGGCATGTATAGCAACGTTGCTGTCAGAGCAAACGATACTTCGGCTCTTGAATGCCACTTGGATACAGAAGAAGCAAATGCAATGGGCTTAGGTTCATCTGCAAAAATCACCATCATAAAATAA